A genomic region of Thunnus maccoyii chromosome 13, fThuMac1.1, whole genome shotgun sequence contains the following coding sequences:
- the LOC121910428 gene encoding uncharacterized protein C11orf87 homolog: protein MTARTSEASGLSVPLHRCHGVFQANNGTCAEQLSIFPPFSSTLALLVLVAVLVGIILVSLATFHFHKRKLRNRKIQRAQEEYERDSRSPARAGASGEPARPCVIVRPARCEEKLSCQSAESGDVTEPALHEAVPLDC, encoded by the coding sequence ATGACAGCCAGAACCTCTGAGGCGTCGGGACTGTCGGTGCCGCTGCACCGCTGTCACGGGGTTTTCCAGGCCAATAACGGCACCTGCGCGGAGCAGCTCAGCATCTTTCCGCCGTTCTCCTCCACCCTCGCGCTCCTCGTGCTGGTGGCCGTGCTCGTGGGGATCATCCTCGTTTCCCTGGCAACGTTCCACTTCCACAAGAGGAAGCTTCGGAACAGGAAGATCCAGCGCGCGCAGGAAGAATACGAGCGCGACAGTCGCAGCCCCGCGCGCGCCGGGGCGAGCGGGGAGCCCGCGAGGCCGTGCGTCATCGTCCGACCGGCGAGATGCGAGGAGAAGCTCTCGTGCCAGAGCGCAGAGAGCGGGGACGTCACCGAACCGGCGCTGCACGAGGCGGTTCCTCTTGACTGTTAA